Proteins encoded together in one Orcinus orca chromosome 13, mOrcOrc1.1, whole genome shotgun sequence window:
- the UNC50 gene encoding protein unc-50 homolog isoform X2, with protein MLPSTSVNSPVQGNGVLSSRDAARHTAGAKRYKYLRRLFRFRQMDFEFAAWQMLYLFTSPQRVYRNFHYRKQTKDQWARDDPAFLVLLSLWLCVSTIGFGFVLDMGFFETIKLLLWVVFIDCVGVGLLISTLMWFISNKYLVKRQSRDYDVEWGYAFDVHLNAFYPLLVILHFIQLFFINHVILTDTFIGYLVGNTLWLVAVGYYIYVTFLGYSENICKVLRACGKEKENKAVWKLFVQPAG; from the exons ATGTTACCGAGTACTTCAGTGAATTCCCCAGTGCAGGGGAACGGGGTATTGAGTTCCAGGGATGCGGCCAGACACACAGCTGGAGCAAAACGCTACAAATACCTGAGGAGGCTTTTTCGTTTCCGGCAGATGGACTTTGAGTTTGCTGCCTGGCAGATGCTCTACCTGTTCACTTCCCCACAGAGAGTTTATAGAAACTTTCATTACCGGAAGCAGACAAAGGATCAGTGGGCCAGAGATGACCCTGCTTTCTTGGTCCTGTTAAGTCTCTGGCTCTGTG TGTCCACTATAGGATTTGGCTTTGTGCTGGACATGGGATTTTTTGAGACGATAAAGCTGCTCCTTTGGGTTGTATTCATAGACTGTGTAGGCGTCGGCCTTCTCATATCAACCTTAATGTG GTTTATCTCTAACAAGTATTTAGTGAAACGGCAGAGCAGAGACTATGATGTGGAGTGGGGCTATGCCTTCGATGTGCATCTGAACGCTTTTTACCCTCTCCTCGTCATTCTGCATTTTATCCAGCTTTTTTTCATCAACC ATGTCATCCTAACGGACACATTTATTGGATATTTAGTTGGAAATACCTTATGGTTGGTTGCAGTTGGCTACTACATCTACGTAACTTTCCTAGGATACAGTG AGAATATATGCAAAGTACTAAGGGCATGCGGAAAAGAGAAAG AAAACAAGGCTGTCTGGAAGCTGTTTGTTCAGCCTGCTGGGTAA
- the UNC50 gene encoding protein unc-50 homolog isoform X1 — translation MLPSTSVNSPVQGNGVLSSRDAARHTAGAKRYKYLRRLFRFRQMDFEFAAWQMLYLFTSPQRVYRNFHYRKQTKDQWARDDPAFLVLLSLWLCVSTIGFGFVLDMGFFETIKLLLWVVFIDCVGVGLLISTLMWFISNKYLVKRQSRDYDVEWGYAFDVHLNAFYPLLVILHFIQLFFINHVILTDTFIGYLVGNTLWLVAVGYYIYVTFLGYSALPFLKNTVVLLYPFAPLILLYGLSLALGWNFTHTLCSFYKYRVK, via the exons ATGTTACCGAGTACTTCAGTGAATTCCCCAGTGCAGGGGAACGGGGTATTGAGTTCCAGGGATGCGGCCAGACACACAGCTGGAGCAAAACGCTACAAATACCTGAGGAGGCTTTTTCGTTTCCGGCAGATGGACTTTGAGTTTGCTGCCTGGCAGATGCTCTACCTGTTCACTTCCCCACAGAGAGTTTATAGAAACTTTCATTACCGGAAGCAGACAAAGGATCAGTGGGCCAGAGATGACCCTGCTTTCTTGGTCCTGTTAAGTCTCTGGCTCTGTG TGTCCACTATAGGATTTGGCTTTGTGCTGGACATGGGATTTTTTGAGACGATAAAGCTGCTCCTTTGGGTTGTATTCATAGACTGTGTAGGCGTCGGCCTTCTCATATCAACCTTAATGTG GTTTATCTCTAACAAGTATTTAGTGAAACGGCAGAGCAGAGACTATGATGTGGAGTGGGGCTATGCCTTCGATGTGCATCTGAACGCTTTTTACCCTCTCCTCGTCATTCTGCATTTTATCCAGCTTTTTTTCATCAACC ATGTCATCCTAACGGACACATTTATTGGATATTTAGTTGGAAATACCTTATGGTTGGTTGCAGTTGGCTACTACATCTACGTAACTTTCCTAGGATACAGTG CACTGCCGTTTCTGAAAAACACAGTGGTTCTTCTTTACCCGTTTGCACCTCTCATCCTGCTCTATGGACTGTCACTAGCGCTGGGCTGGAACTTCACCCACACACTGTGCTCCTTCTACAAGTACAGAGTGAAGTGA
- the LOC101285285 gene encoding cytochrome c oxidase assembly factor 5: MPRYYEDKPEGGACAGLKEDLGACLLQSDCVLQEGKSPRQCLKEGNCKALKYSFFECKRSVLDARSRFRGRKGY, encoded by the exons ATGCCCCGCTATTACGAGGACAAGCCGGAGGGCGGCGCGTGCGCGGGCTTGAAGGAGGACCTCGGCGCGTGCCTGCTGCAGTCGGACTGCGTGCTCCAG GAAGGAAAATCCCCTCGGCAGTGTCTGAAGGaaggaaactgcaaagctttGAAATACTCATTTTTTGAGTGTAAAAGATCAGTG ttggATGCCAGATCAAGATTCAGGGGAAGAAAAGGATATTGA